The following proteins come from a genomic window of Miscanthus floridulus cultivar M001 chromosome 2, ASM1932011v1, whole genome shotgun sequence:
- the LOC136540110 gene encoding uncharacterized protein isoform X1, protein MPPPGPRLPPLLLLLLLAAACSSGLTGAGEGGSCEFSVERGGELYSFALEAPTPAHRHGVLSEDGYVTFYKVAVNDSILWFQLCDEMLFNFDPPMCLNCEDCGGPSRCGTQCSALVSNYIRGYDVCTTIGSLSKSHISLVDESNPQKGIIVKMFSSKCSISVSVLCESTAAQVPDKFVVSGLCDYATTLKHPSGCARSVSASGSGWGWLSTSFMTILCLLGGYILIGAVYRYYFLGIHSVEAIPNLEFWIGLPQRIKTIFVPATRSHVSYNRDGQGTYAPVYH, encoded by the exons ATGCCGCCTCCGGGGCCCCGCCTGCCGccgcttctccttctcctcctcctcgcggcCGCCTGCAGCAGCGGCCTCACCGGTGCGGGGGAAGGCGGCTCCTGCGAGTTCTCCGTCGAGCGCGGCGGCGAGCTCTACAGCTTCGCCCTCGAGGCGCCGACGCCGGCGCACCGCCACGGCGTGCTCAGCGAGGACGGGTACGTGAC GTTTTACAAGGTGGCTGTGAATGATTCCATACTCTGGTTCCAG CTTTGCGATGAAATGCTATTCAACTTTGACCCACCTATGTGTCTTAATTGTGAG GACTGTGGTGGTCCATCGAGGTGTGGAACTCAGTGCAGTGCACTTGTGTCAAATTATATTCGAG GGTATGATGTCTGCACAACTATTGGGAGTTTATCTAAATCCCATATATCTCTAGTTG ACGAGAGTAATCCTCAAAAGGGTATCATTGTTAAGATGTTCTCATCAAAGTGTTCTATTTCTGTTTCCGTTCTTTGCGAGTCAACTGCAGCCCAA GTACCAGACAAATTCGTCGTATCTGGTCTTTGTGATTAT GCTACAACACTTAAACACCCTTCTGGTTGTGCAAGGTCTGTTTCTGCTTCTGGAAGTGGTTGGGGATGGTTAAGCACTTCGTTCATGAC AATTCTGTGCCTTCTTGGAGGGTACATTTTGATTGGAGCAGTTTACAGATACTATTTCCTTGGCATTCATTCTGTAGAG GCCATTCCAAACCTGGAATTTTGGATTGGTCTGCCCCAACGCATTAAG ACTATCTTTGTTCCTGCAACAAGAAGTCACGTAAGTTACAACAGAGATGGTCAAGGCACATACGCCCCTGTATACCATTGA
- the LOC136540110 gene encoding uncharacterized protein isoform X3 — protein sequence MPPPGPRLPPLLLLLLLAAACSSGLTGAGEGGSCEFSVERGGELYSFALEAPTPAHRHGVLSEDGYVTFYKVAVNDSILWFQDCGGPSRCGTQCSALVSNYIRGYDVCTTIGSLSKSHISLVDESNPQKGIIVKMFSSKCSISVSVLCESTAAQVPDKFVVSGLCDYATTLKHPSGCARSVSASGSGWGWLSTSFMTILCLLGGYILIGAVYRYYFLGIHSVEAIPNLEFWIGLPQRIKTIFVPATRSHVSYNRDGQGTYAPVYH from the exons ATGCCGCCTCCGGGGCCCCGCCTGCCGccgcttctccttctcctcctcctcgcggcCGCCTGCAGCAGCGGCCTCACCGGTGCGGGGGAAGGCGGCTCCTGCGAGTTCTCCGTCGAGCGCGGCGGCGAGCTCTACAGCTTCGCCCTCGAGGCGCCGACGCCGGCGCACCGCCACGGCGTGCTCAGCGAGGACGGGTACGTGAC GTTTTACAAGGTGGCTGTGAATGATTCCATACTCTGGTTCCAG GACTGTGGTGGTCCATCGAGGTGTGGAACTCAGTGCAGTGCACTTGTGTCAAATTATATTCGAG GGTATGATGTCTGCACAACTATTGGGAGTTTATCTAAATCCCATATATCTCTAGTTG ACGAGAGTAATCCTCAAAAGGGTATCATTGTTAAGATGTTCTCATCAAAGTGTTCTATTTCTGTTTCCGTTCTTTGCGAGTCAACTGCAGCCCAA GTACCAGACAAATTCGTCGTATCTGGTCTTTGTGATTAT GCTACAACACTTAAACACCCTTCTGGTTGTGCAAGGTCTGTTTCTGCTTCTGGAAGTGGTTGGGGATGGTTAAGCACTTCGTTCATGAC AATTCTGTGCCTTCTTGGAGGGTACATTTTGATTGGAGCAGTTTACAGATACTATTTCCTTGGCATTCATTCTGTAGAG GCCATTCCAAACCTGGAATTTTGGATTGGTCTGCCCCAACGCATTAAG ACTATCTTTGTTCCTGCAACAAGAAGTCACGTAAGTTACAACAGAGATGGTCAAGGCACATACGCCCCTGTATACCATTGA
- the LOC136540110 gene encoding uncharacterized protein isoform X2 — protein MPPPGPRLPPLLLLLLLAAACSSGLTGAGEGGSCEFSVERGGELYSFALEAPTPAHRHGVLSEDGFYKVAVNDSILWFQLCDEMLFNFDPPMCLNCEDCGGPSRCGTQCSALVSNYIRGYDVCTTIGSLSKSHISLVDESNPQKGIIVKMFSSKCSISVSVLCESTAAQVPDKFVVSGLCDYATTLKHPSGCARSVSASGSGWGWLSTSFMTILCLLGGYILIGAVYRYYFLGIHSVEAIPNLEFWIGLPQRIKTIFVPATRSHVSYNRDGQGTYAPVYH, from the exons ATGCCGCCTCCGGGGCCCCGCCTGCCGccgcttctccttctcctcctcctcgcggcCGCCTGCAGCAGCGGCCTCACCGGTGCGGGGGAAGGCGGCTCCTGCGAGTTCTCCGTCGAGCGCGGCGGCGAGCTCTACAGCTTCGCCCTCGAGGCGCCGACGCCGGCGCACCGCCACGGCGTGCTCAGCGAGGACGG GTTTTACAAGGTGGCTGTGAATGATTCCATACTCTGGTTCCAG CTTTGCGATGAAATGCTATTCAACTTTGACCCACCTATGTGTCTTAATTGTGAG GACTGTGGTGGTCCATCGAGGTGTGGAACTCAGTGCAGTGCACTTGTGTCAAATTATATTCGAG GGTATGATGTCTGCACAACTATTGGGAGTTTATCTAAATCCCATATATCTCTAGTTG ACGAGAGTAATCCTCAAAAGGGTATCATTGTTAAGATGTTCTCATCAAAGTGTTCTATTTCTGTTTCCGTTCTTTGCGAGTCAACTGCAGCCCAA GTACCAGACAAATTCGTCGTATCTGGTCTTTGTGATTAT GCTACAACACTTAAACACCCTTCTGGTTGTGCAAGGTCTGTTTCTGCTTCTGGAAGTGGTTGGGGATGGTTAAGCACTTCGTTCATGAC AATTCTGTGCCTTCTTGGAGGGTACATTTTGATTGGAGCAGTTTACAGATACTATTTCCTTGGCATTCATTCTGTAGAG GCCATTCCAAACCTGGAATTTTGGATTGGTCTGCCCCAACGCATTAAG ACTATCTTTGTTCCTGCAACAAGAAGTCACGTAAGTTACAACAGAGATGGTCAAGGCACATACGCCCCTGTATACCATTGA
- the LOC136540110 gene encoding uncharacterized protein isoform X4, producing the protein MPPPGPRLPPLLLLLLLAAACSSGLTGAGEGGSCEFSVERGGELYSFALEAPTPAHRHGVLSEDGFYKVAVNDSILWFQDCGGPSRCGTQCSALVSNYIRGYDVCTTIGSLSKSHISLVDESNPQKGIIVKMFSSKCSISVSVLCESTAAQVPDKFVVSGLCDYATTLKHPSGCARSVSASGSGWGWLSTSFMTILCLLGGYILIGAVYRYYFLGIHSVEAIPNLEFWIGLPQRIKTIFVPATRSHVSYNRDGQGTYAPVYH; encoded by the exons ATGCCGCCTCCGGGGCCCCGCCTGCCGccgcttctccttctcctcctcctcgcggcCGCCTGCAGCAGCGGCCTCACCGGTGCGGGGGAAGGCGGCTCCTGCGAGTTCTCCGTCGAGCGCGGCGGCGAGCTCTACAGCTTCGCCCTCGAGGCGCCGACGCCGGCGCACCGCCACGGCGTGCTCAGCGAGGACGG GTTTTACAAGGTGGCTGTGAATGATTCCATACTCTGGTTCCAG GACTGTGGTGGTCCATCGAGGTGTGGAACTCAGTGCAGTGCACTTGTGTCAAATTATATTCGAG GGTATGATGTCTGCACAACTATTGGGAGTTTATCTAAATCCCATATATCTCTAGTTG ACGAGAGTAATCCTCAAAAGGGTATCATTGTTAAGATGTTCTCATCAAAGTGTTCTATTTCTGTTTCCGTTCTTTGCGAGTCAACTGCAGCCCAA GTACCAGACAAATTCGTCGTATCTGGTCTTTGTGATTAT GCTACAACACTTAAACACCCTTCTGGTTGTGCAAGGTCTGTTTCTGCTTCTGGAAGTGGTTGGGGATGGTTAAGCACTTCGTTCATGAC AATTCTGTGCCTTCTTGGAGGGTACATTTTGATTGGAGCAGTTTACAGATACTATTTCCTTGGCATTCATTCTGTAGAG GCCATTCCAAACCTGGAATTTTGGATTGGTCTGCCCCAACGCATTAAG ACTATCTTTGTTCCTGCAACAAGAAGTCACGTAAGTTACAACAGAGATGGTCAAGGCACATACGCCCCTGTATACCATTGA
- the LOC136540111 gene encoding egg cell-secreted protein 1.3-like, translating into MAFSRLSLLAALTCLALLAASTAAQRAPPMAFAPSSSPSVRGLPALAERLEGAEAQQCWEALVEIKSCTGEIIILFIKGEAFLGPGCCRAIRVIELSCWAADSVLSIIGFTPQEGDMLKGYCNAGGDNDGGGQSGSPPPRGADAVGAAARESVAAVAGRKSSMHR; encoded by the coding sequence ATGGCATTCTCCCGCCTGTCCCTGCTGGCCGCGCTCACCTGCCTGGCGCTGCTCGCCGCGTCGACGGCCGCGCAACGGGCGCCGCCGATGGCTTTTGccccgtcgtcgtcgccttcagTTCGGGGCCTGCCTGCACTGGCGGAGCGGCTGGAGGGCGCGGAGGCGCAGCAGTGCTGGGAGGCGCTGGTGGAGATCAAGTCGTGCACGGGCGagatcatcatcctcttcatcaagGGCGAGGCGTTCCTGGGGCCCGGGTGCTGCCGCGCCATCCGAGTCATCGAGCTGAGCTGCTGGGCCGCCGACTCCGTGCTGTCCATCATCGGCTTCACCCCGCAGGAAGGGGACATGCTCAAGGGGTACTGCAACGCGGGTGGCGACAACGACGGCGGCGGGCAGAgcggctcgccgccgccgcgcggtgCGGACGCGGTCGGTGCTGCTGCCCGCGAGAGCGTCGCTGCCGTTGCGGGAAGGAAGAGCTCGATGCACAGATAG
- the LOC136540112 gene encoding glucan endo-1,3-beta-glucosidase 9-like, producing MPSSSSRRRPLRPLVPGLLLFLLAMAPPPPALAVGVNWGFASSHSLPAAQVVRGLLLPNSVPRVRLAAASSDALAVLAGTGIAVSVGVPDALLRPLASSTKAATAWVHDNVTRYSSSVRFEYIVVGDEPFLLRHGQNFHPFVVRAAENVQQALVHAKLSVKMKVVVPCSADTFQNASTLPSKASFRSDVNKTMADLLSFLANSSSPFMVELDPFFSFQHNKNMSLDYYLFQLMSHPVKDGQNKYDNYVDASIDALVTSLTKAGFSDMDIIVGRAGWPTDGAVNATPAIAQSFMTGLVNHLAKKSGTPLRPKVPPIEMYLFSLLDEDQRSIASGGYERHHGIFTFDGQAKYYANIGQGPKSLKNTPDVNYLLSKWCVVDNNKDLSNVSSSFSSACSNGDCTSLLPGGSCSGLAWPGNVSYAFNNYYQQHDQSEDSCYFNGLGLITTVDPSVDSCLFPLAICTSAATSLHLTLPMLLSLVLWFCIVCI from the exons ATGCCGTCCAGCTCCAGTCGCCGCCGCCCGCTGCGGCCGCTCGTACCTGGCCTCCTCCTGTTCCTCCTCGCCATGGCGCCTCCACCGCCGGCTCTCGCGGTGGGTGTGAACTGGGGCTTCGCGTCCTCCCACTCGCTCCCGGCGGCGCAGGTCGTACGGGGCCTCCTCCTCCCCAACTCCGTTCCCCGCgtccgcctcgccgccgcctcctccgacGCGCTCGCGGTGCTTGCAGGCACCGGCATCGCCGTCAGCGTCGGGGTCCCTGACGCGCTGCTCCGGCCCCTCGCCTCCTCCACCAAGGCCGCCACCGCCTGGGTCCACGACAATGTCACCCGTTACTCCTCCAGCGTGCGGTTCGA GTATATTGTTGTTGGGGATGAGCCCTTTCTTCTACGTCATGGACAGAATTTTCATCCTTTTGTAGTTCGTGCAGCAGAAAATGTTCAACAAGCATTAGTCCATGCAAAATTGTCTGTCAAGATGAAGGTGGTAGTACCTTGTAGTGCTGACACATTCCAGAATGCATCTACCCTGCCCTCGAAAGCTAGCTTCAGATCTGATGTTAACAAGACCATGGCAGATCTCCTCTCATTTCTTGCCAACAGCAGTTCTCCATTTATGGTCGAGCTGGATCCATTTTTTAGCTTTCAACACAACAAAAATATGTCATTGGACTATTACCTTTTCCAACTAATGTCTCATCCTGTAAAAGATGGTCAAAACAAGTATGACAACTACGTTGATGCAAGCATAGATGCTCTGGTCACTTCTCTAACCAAAGCTGGCTTCAGTGACATGGACATCATTGTTGGGAGAGCAGGATGGCCAACAGATGGAGCTGTGAACGCAACTCCTGCTATTGCTCAGTCGTTCATGACTGGCCTAGTCAACCACCTGGCCAAAAAGTCTGGGACTCCACTTCGCCCAAAAGTCCCTCCAATTGAGATGTATCTCTTCAGCCTTTTAGATGAAGATCAACGGAGTATAGCTAGTGGAGGTTATGAAAGGCACCATGGCATTTTTACCTTTGATGGCCAGGCAAAGTACTATGCCAACATAGGTCAAGGTCCTAAATCACTCAAGAATACCCCTGATGTCAATTACCTTCTATCAAAATGGTGTGTGGTAGACAACAATAAGGATTTGTCCAATGTTTCTTCTAGTTTCTCGTCAGCTTGCTCCAATGGCGACTGCACTTCTCTGTTACCTGGTGGCTCCTGCTCAGGTCTTGCCTGGCCTGGTAATGTGTCATATGCGTTCAACAACTACTATCAGCAGCATGATCAGAGTGAGGATAGTTGCTACTTCAATGGCCTAGGTTTGATAACTACTGTTGATCCATCTGTCGACAGTTGTTTGTTTCCTCTCGCAATTTGCACTTCTGCTGCCACTTCTTTGCACCTAACATTGCCCATGTTGCTATCATTAGTTTTGTGGTTTTGCATTGTCTGTATATAG